One Candidatus Zixiibacteriota bacterium genomic window carries:
- a CDS encoding M6 family metalloprotease domain-containing protein produces MKRIISQARIVVSSLIALTCGLTSGYAMPPHPGGSGSDAAPKVQESYYVQHLDELHARGVCSADDFFLNNTAAKLTDGKAPAITGPFRVLAILVEFSDDTNKVAATYFDSLVFGTTGSTVKNYFSEVSYTQLDLLTVNLPSALGWRTAPQTYAYYVGGAQGLGSYPNNSQKLVEDLVDQVDPVVNFANYDNDGDGYVDVLLVIHAGTGAEFSGSANDIWSHKWAISPRSKDGKFISDYTVQPEYWQNPGDMTIGVYSHELSHGFGLPDLYDTDNSSYGVGRWCIMGYGSWNGPGGMGGSPSHPCAWSRAQMGFVTPTNVAANITGQSIASVESGGPIFRLWTSGALGTEYFLVENRQRTGYDTYLPSAGLLIWHIDDLKTGNAQEWYPGQPGANHSLVALEQADGLFELEHKTDIGDAADPFPGSGSVTAFNAVSTPNSNSYLSGNSFVAVSNISASAPTMQADLIVGLAAGANDPPDQLPISIDLSQNYPNPFNPSTQIEFSLSDSGPARLEIFNLLGQKVRTLVDGRELSGGSTVVWDGTTDAGTEVSSGVYMYRLTVGDRSMVRKMMLVR; encoded by the coding sequence ATGAAACGGATCATTTCGCAAGCACGAATTGTCGTCAGCAGCCTGATAGCTCTGACGTGCGGCCTGACGTCCGGATACGCCATGCCGCCACACCCTGGCGGCTCCGGTTCGGACGCCGCTCCCAAGGTACAGGAATCATATTACGTTCAGCACCTGGACGAACTGCACGCCCGCGGCGTGTGCAGCGCGGACGATTTCTTTCTGAACAATACGGCCGCCAAGCTGACCGACGGCAAGGCGCCGGCGATCACCGGACCGTTCCGCGTGCTGGCCATATTGGTCGAGTTCTCGGATGACACCAACAAGGTGGCAGCAACGTATTTCGACTCGCTGGTTTTTGGAACCACCGGCAGCACGGTGAAAAACTACTTCAGCGAAGTATCGTACACGCAACTTGACCTGCTCACGGTCAATTTGCCAAGTGCTCTCGGCTGGCGGACGGCGCCACAGACGTACGCGTATTATGTTGGTGGTGCGCAGGGGTTGGGGAGCTATCCCAACAATTCACAAAAGCTCGTGGAAGACCTGGTGGATCAGGTTGACCCGGTGGTGAATTTCGCGAACTACGACAATGATGGTGACGGCTACGTCGATGTGCTTTTGGTCATCCACGCCGGCACCGGCGCGGAGTTCAGCGGCAGCGCCAACGATATATGGTCACACAAATGGGCTATATCACCGCGCTCGAAAGACGGCAAGTTCATCAGCGACTATACCGTTCAGCCGGAGTACTGGCAGAACCCCGGCGACATGACGATCGGCGTCTATTCGCACGAACTGTCGCACGGTTTCGGGCTGCCGGATCTGTACGACACCGACAACTCGTCCTACGGCGTTGGCCGCTGGTGTATCATGGGATATGGTAGTTGGAACGGACCCGGCGGCATGGGCGGGTCGCCATCGCACCCATGCGCGTGGAGCCGCGCCCAGATGGGGTTTGTAACCCCGACCAACGTAGCTGCCAATATAACCGGACAGTCGATTGCCAGTGTGGAATCGGGCGGACCGATCTTCCGGCTATGGACGTCAGGAGCGCTGGGAACGGAATATTTCCTCGTGGAAAACCGGCAGCGTACCGGCTATGACACCTACCTTCCGTCCGCCGGATTGCTGATTTGGCATATCGATGATCTTAAGACCGGCAACGCCCAGGAGTGGTATCCGGGGCAGCCGGGTGCAAACCACTCGCTGGTGGCGTTGGAGCAGGCGGACGGTTTGTTCGAACTGGAACATAAGACCGATATCGGTGATGCAGCGGATCCATTTCCGGGTTCCGGCAGTGTCACGGCGTTCAACGCGGTCTCAACGCCGAACAGCAATTCATATCTGAGTGGCAATTCGTTCGTGGCCGTGAGCAATATTTCGGCTTCGGCACCGACAATGCAGGCTGACTTGATCGTCGGTCTGGCGGCCGGAGCGAATGATCCGCCGGACCAGCTGCCGATCAGCATCGACCTGTCACAAAACTACCCCAATCCGTTCAACCCATCGACGCAGATCGAATTCTCGCTGTCGGACAGCGGACCGGCAAGGCTTGAGATATTCAACCTGCTTGGTCAGAAAGTACGCACGCTCGTCGACGGACGCGAGTTATCCGGTGGAAGCACAGTGGTTTGGGACGGCACGACCGATGCGGGTACCGAAGTGTCTTCAGGCGTATATATGTACCGCCTGACGGTTGGTGATCGCTCGATGGTTCGGAAGATGATGCTTGTCCGTTAG
- a CDS encoding zinc-ribbon domain containing protein, with protein sequence MDHRFQPRVLICSECGEEFAFTAEAQQYFAERGYTEDPKRCRSCHTQHKRMQRQPHGHATLHDGVKQPD encoded by the coding sequence ATGGACCATCGGTTCCAACCAAGGGTTCTGATCTGTAGTGAGTGTGGTGAGGAGTTCGCGTTTACGGCGGAAGCACAGCAGTACTTCGCGGAGCGTGGGTACACGGAAGATCCCAAGCGATGCAGGTCCTGCCACACCCAGCACAAACGAATGCAGCGTCAACCGCATGGTCACGCGACCCTTCACGACGGCGTGAAGCAGCCTGACTGA
- a CDS encoding MXAN_6640 family putative metalloprotease — protein sequence MTTLFLGALLTAGQLSAAGNTTARPADPISAIESDYAQGHLTPDERALMVIKAIKHPTELPAQYQLLDPVTGRSASRSATLAIRDIKLNFDLLTPETQASVNEALTRWSTVYTFNSPGGFFKMHYDITGTNAVPTADLDVDGVPDYVEKVAAYCDTSLDMHLTLGYLAPPSDGTRGGDSMFDVYFEEMGYYGYAVPEGAGSQAWNDYYSYLVMHRNFIGFPPNYDPEGNQAGAAKATAAHEFHHCVQFAYDANEASWFMELDATYMEDIVYDQVNDNYNYLPDFMNDPELSLMTNSIHMYASFIWGMFLAEKFDTSLLRAVWEGARYSATVFNTTSDTLLGRYGWSQDSAFGEFVTWNYMTSGRDDGLHYGEGISYPLIMVDRTHNAYPVNSTTGPKSPAGYGSVYIDFFPGSSNGNFKLTFDGDNARQWAVFLIKTQGSTSYQIEKLTLDPVSYIDTIEIPDFQTYTKITMVAANVTEFSTSASFTYSALVRRPYSLSSNVLTDSLLYGGAPRTYLYQVNNTSALGDVVNIIARDDHGWIVPDTVAVLLYPGDSTTVTFPAQAPAGIPLGSQSILTFRGISQNDTTVQTMQNVSAITVLQVGDTDYNGYIDISDLSYLVEYLFASGPAPLPVLQSGNFDCVESVDISDLTQIVEYLFASGSGPVCNPF from the coding sequence GTGACAACACTTTTCCTCGGGGCTCTTCTCACCGCCGGACAGCTCTCGGCAGCCGGCAATACCACCGCTCGGCCGGCTGACCCGATCAGCGCCATCGAAAGCGATTATGCACAGGGACACCTTACTCCTGACGAACGAGCTTTGATGGTGATCAAAGCGATTAAGCACCCGACTGAACTTCCAGCCCAATACCAGTTGCTCGATCCGGTCACCGGGCGGTCGGCCTCGCGGAGCGCGACGCTAGCTATCAGGGATATCAAGCTCAATTTCGACCTGCTGACCCCGGAGACTCAGGCCTCGGTGAACGAAGCGCTCACTCGGTGGAGCACCGTGTACACGTTCAATTCTCCGGGCGGCTTCTTCAAGATGCACTATGACATTACCGGTACGAACGCGGTCCCCACGGCCGATTTGGATGTCGACGGTGTGCCCGATTATGTTGAGAAAGTCGCGGCCTATTGTGATACATCACTCGACATGCATCTTACGCTCGGCTATCTGGCGCCTCCATCCGACGGTACCCGGGGCGGTGACAGCATGTTCGACGTCTATTTTGAAGAGATGGGCTACTACGGGTATGCTGTGCCTGAAGGAGCCGGGTCGCAAGCCTGGAACGACTATTATAGCTATCTGGTGATGCATCGCAACTTCATTGGTTTCCCGCCCAATTACGACCCCGAGGGGAATCAAGCGGGCGCCGCCAAGGCTACCGCGGCGCATGAGTTTCATCACTGCGTGCAATTCGCCTATGATGCCAATGAGGCGAGCTGGTTTATGGAACTGGATGCGACATACATGGAAGATATTGTCTACGACCAGGTGAATGACAATTACAATTATCTGCCGGATTTCATGAACGATCCGGAGCTTTCACTCATGACCAACAGCATCCACATGTACGCCAGCTTCATCTGGGGCATGTTCCTGGCCGAGAAGTTCGATACGTCGCTGCTGCGCGCGGTCTGGGAGGGCGCCCGCTACAGCGCCACCGTATTCAACACCACGTCCGATACGCTCCTCGGCCGCTATGGCTGGTCTCAGGATTCCGCCTTTGGTGAATTTGTCACCTGGAATTATATGACTTCGGGCCGTGACGATGGCTTGCACTATGGCGAAGGGATATCGTATCCGCTGATCATGGTTGACCGCACCCACAACGCATATCCCGTGAACTCCACTACCGGGCCCAAGAGCCCGGCCGGCTACGGCTCAGTGTACATCGATTTCTTCCCCGGCAGTTCCAACGGCAATTTCAAACTGACGTTTGATGGCGACAACGCCCGTCAGTGGGCAGTGTTTCTCATCAAGACACAGGGTTCGACTTCGTATCAGATCGAGAAGCTGACACTTGACCCGGTTAGTTACATCGATACGATCGAAATACCTGATTTCCAGACTTATACTAAAATCACGATGGTTGCCGCCAACGTGACCGAGTTCTCGACCTCAGCATCGTTTACCTATTCGGCGTTGGTCCGGCGGCCGTATTCATTGTCATCCAACGTGCTCACCGACAGCCTGCTTTATGGCGGCGCGCCGAGGACATATCTCTATCAGGTGAACAACACGTCTGCGCTCGGCGACGTTGTCAATATCATCGCTCGTGACGATCATGGTTGGATAGTCCCGGACACGGTTGCTGTGTTACTGTATCCGGGTGATAGCACTACTGTCACCTTCCCAGCGCAGGCGCCGGCGGGGATACCTCTCGGCTCGCAATCAATACTCACGTTCCGCGGCATCTCGCAGAATGATACCACCGTCCAGACCATGCAGAATGTCAGCGCGATAACTGTGCTGCAGGTGGGGGATACTGATTACAACGGGTACATTGACATCTCCGACCTTTCCTACCTCGTGGAGTACCTGTTCGCGTCCGGTCCGGCGCCGCTTCCCGTACTTCAGTCGGGCAATTTCGACTGCGTTGAGTCGGTGGATATCAGCGATCTAACGCAGATAGTGGAGTACCTGTTTGCATCCGGCAGCGGGCCGGTCTGCAATCCGTTCTAA